The following proteins are co-located in the Nonlabens ponticola genome:
- the gpmI gene encoding 2,3-bisphosphoglycerate-independent phosphoglycerate mutase yields the protein MNKKTMLMILDGWGITQDPKVSAIAQANTPYIDSLYEKYPNATLRTDGEHVGLPDGQMGNSEVGHMNLGAGRIVYQDLAKINKAIKEDTLENEQAVVDAFAFAKAKNRKVHFAGLLSDGGVHAHIDHLKALLDAALNYGLEDLYVHAFTDGRDVDPKSGAGFLKELEDHIAGTPAQIASVIGRYYAMDRDQRWERVAKAYQLLKQGMGAPSHDVVASVEQSYKNDITDEFIDPIVAMNGQEPVATVEDGDVLIFFNYRTDRGRELTDMLCQRDFHEQNCHKLDLYYVTMTKYDDNFKNIHVIFEKPNLKNTLGEVLSAAGKKQIRIAETEKYPHVTFFFNGGQEIAFAGEQRIMCNSPKVATYDLQPEMSIDCVTSKIVPEINNQSADFICLNFANPDMVGHTGSMEAAVAACEAVDKAAAQVIDAAVANDYTVLVIADHGNCEVMLNEDGSVNTAHTTNPVPLILVDKDLKEIKSGVLGDIAPTILKLIGVEQPPEMTQESLI from the coding sequence GTGAACAAGAAAACCATGCTTATGATCCTCGATGGTTGGGGAATCACGCAGGATCCTAAAGTGAGTGCCATCGCACAGGCAAACACTCCATATATAGATAGCCTTTACGAGAAATATCCTAACGCCACGCTGCGCACTGATGGTGAGCATGTAGGCTTGCCAGATGGGCAAATGGGTAACAGTGAGGTTGGTCACATGAACCTGGGAGCTGGACGTATTGTTTACCAGGATCTCGCCAAGATCAACAAAGCCATTAAGGAAGACACGCTTGAAAATGAGCAGGCAGTGGTTGACGCATTTGCTTTCGCGAAAGCAAAAAACAGAAAAGTACATTTTGCAGGATTACTATCTGATGGTGGTGTCCATGCACACATAGATCACCTGAAAGCTTTGCTGGATGCTGCCTTAAACTACGGCCTGGAAGATTTATACGTACATGCTTTTACCGATGGTCGTGATGTCGATCCCAAATCTGGAGCAGGCTTTTTAAAAGAATTAGAAGATCATATAGCAGGAACGCCAGCACAAATAGCCAGCGTGATAGGTCGTTATTACGCCATGGATCGTGACCAGCGTTGGGAACGTGTGGCAAAGGCTTACCAATTACTCAAGCAAGGAATGGGCGCGCCGTCACATGATGTAGTGGCCAGCGTTGAGCAATCTTATAAAAATGATATTACTGACGAGTTCATCGATCCCATCGTTGCGATGAATGGTCAGGAACCAGTCGCTACAGTTGAAGACGGCGATGTGCTCATATTTTTCAATTACCGTACAGATCGCGGTCGTGAGTTGACTGACATGCTATGCCAGCGTGATTTTCATGAGCAAAATTGCCACAAGCTGGACTTGTATTACGTCACGATGACTAAGTATGATGACAACTTCAAGAACATACATGTCATTTTTGAAAAGCCTAATCTCAAAAACACACTAGGCGAAGTCTTATCCGCAGCTGGCAAAAAACAAATACGTATCGCCGAAACAGAGAAATATCCACATGTGACATTTTTCTTTAATGGTGGTCAGGAAATAGCTTTTGCCGGTGAACAGCGTATCATGTGTAATTCGCCCAAGGTAGCTACCTATGATCTGCAACCAGAAATGTCTATCGACTGTGTGACTAGCAAGATTGTTCCTGAAATCAATAATCAATCAGCAGATTTTATTTGCTTGAATTTTGCCAATCCAGACATGGTAGGCCATACAGGAAGTATGGAAGCAGCAGTCGCAGCCTGCGAGGCGGTAGATAAAGCTGCGGCTCAAGTAATAGATGCAGCTGTGGCAAATGATTATACCGTTTTGGTCATTGCAGATCACGGTAACTGTGAGGTCATGCTCAATGAAGACGGCAGCGTTAATACGGCACACACGACAAATCCAGTACCACTCATTTTAGTAGATAAGGATTTGAAAGAAATTAAATCAGGTGTTCTGGGCGACATCGCTCCTACCATTTTAAAATTAATAGGTGTCGAGCAACCTCCAGAAATGACTCAAGAATCATTAATATAA